The nucleotide sequence CCAGGGAAGCAGCAGAGCGGATCGCCTTGAACTCGCCGATCCAGGGCTCCGCTGCCGACCTCATCAAGCGGGCCATGCTGGGGGTATCGGCCGAGCTCGCCAGCCAGGGCCTGAAGTCCCGCATGCTGCTGCAGGTCCACGACGAACTCGTCCTGGAAGTAGCGCCGGGGGAGCGAGGAGCCGTGGAGAAACTGGTCATCGAACAAATGGGCTCTGCCGCGGACCTGTCAGTTCCGCTCGATGTCCAGATCGGTGTCGGATCAAGCTGGTACGAGGCCGGACACTAGCTTTCGAGTAACCGCTTGAGGGCGCGCCGCCGTGGTGGTGGCGCGCCCTCAGGCGTCTGGCTAGGCTCAAAGGCGTGGCTGATCCCAATGAAAGAAACTCCGAAAAGTACTCTGTCCAACGATTCCCTGTTGTCGCCGACAAGACTGACGAAGGCTACAGCCGTTGCACCACCTGGGTGCAGGCCGTCTCGCACGGCTTCCACCAGGAGCGGCGGGACGACGAATACCTGGCCAAAACCCTGGCCGCCTACCGGACCGACAAGCGCGAGCTGACCGGTGTCTATGTCAACGCGGACGTTCCCGATCATTCGCTCGGCGCGGATGTCCCGGTGGCCACCTATGCCACCATGCGCAAATCTCTCAACATCGGCTACGGGCGCCAGCTGGAGTCCAACCTGATTACTGCCGTAACCGTCCGTGGAACCCACAGGCGCAACGGAATCCTCCGCGGCATGATCACTGCCGACCTGCAAGGCGCCAAGGACGACGGCCTCGCCATGGCGGCGCTCACGGCCTCCGAAGGTTCCATTTACGGACGATTCGGCTTTGGTGTGGCCACTTTTGAACGCAGCATCAAAGTCGACACCGGTCCGCGATTCCGGCTCAAGGGACAGCCTGAAGGCGTGGTCGAAGTCGCCGATCCTTCAGTCCTCCTGGACGTTGCGCCAGAGGTCTTTGAGCGGGTCCAGCGGCTTTCTCCGGGTTCGGTCGACAGGCAGGAGTACTACCGCTTGGTGGCATCCGGTTCAATCGGCCATGACGGCAAGCCCGATGCCTCCGTGCGTTGCGCCTTGCATTACGACCCCTCCGGAACATTGGATGGCTACGTTTCCTACCGCTTCAAGGGCTGGGACCACAAGCCGTACACCATGGAAATCGTGGACCTCGTTGCCGCAACCAACGCCGGCTACCGCGACTTGTGGCGCTTCCTGGGCAGCATCGACCTCATCGACGAAGTCACGTGGGCCGAGGCCCCCGTGGATGATCCGCTGGCATGGGCGCTCGAGGACCAGAGGTGCATTGAGGCATCCGAAGTCCGTGACATGCTGTGGCTCAGGATCCTGGATACCCAGGCCGCTTTGGAGGCCCGGAAGTTCCCTGCAGCCGGCCGCCTGGTTATTGAGGTCACCGACTCCTTGGGCTTGGCGGGCGGCACCTGGCTTCTGGAATCCGACGGCGGTGCTGCCCCCGTCGTCAAGGATGCTTCGGGTGAGACGCCGGACCTCAGCATGGACGCCGCAGGCCTCGCCTCCATTTACCTGGGTGCGGTATCGCCGGTGACGCTGGCAGCCGCCGGCCGCATCCGCGAGAACACCCCGGGCGCCGCGTTCCTGGCCCAGCAGTTGTTCACAGTGGAACGTTCCGCTCACTGTCTGACACACTTCTAGGCAGTACCACTTCACTACAACCACATAGTTACAACGTCAGTAAGGACATCCATGGGGGATTCCAAGCGGCGGCCATTGGCTGGCCGGCGATCAGTGCTGCTTGGAATGGCAGGTTTGGCAACTGCTGTCCTGGCAGGATGTGCAGACAGCGGGACCGGGTCCTTGCCGGCCGCTCCTGAAAAGGATGCGGCAACGGAGCAATTGCGGCCAACCGGTCCCGCTACGCCGCCTCCGTCCGTCTCTGCCAAGTCGAGCGAACAGGCTGCAGCCGCCCTCGCGCAGCCGACCATGAAGACCCCGGCGGTGCCGGACAAACTAAAAATCCTTGCTGAGTTTGCAGGCAGGCAGCCAAAGGAATGGGGACTGCACGTCACCGGAGTCGTCAACGACTCTCCGGCCAAGCAAGTGGCTTTGACGTTCGATGCGTGCGGCGGGCCGGGGGGTTCAGGGTGCGACCATGAACTGCTGCAGACCCTGCGCAAGCTCCACGTACCCGCCACACTCTTCGTCAACAGCCGCTGGATCCAGGCCAATCCCGGACTTTCCGCGGAGCTGGCAGCGGACCCGCTGTTCGAACTGGCCAACCACGGGACATCACACCTTCCGTTGTCGGTCAGCGGCAAGTCAGCCTATGGGATCACCGGAACGGCCACAGCGTCCGCGGCGTACGACGAACTCATGGGCAACCAGGCAATCATGCAGGACACGTTCGGGAAGTCCCCGCGGTTCTTCCGTCCGGGAACGGCCTTTTACGACGACGTCACGGCCGCCATGACGCGCAGGCTCGGCATGCTGCCGGTCAACTTTACTGTCAACGGCGACGGCGGCGCGACCTTTCCGGCGGCCACCGTCGCCACCGAGGTGGGCCGGGTCGGGCCCGGAGACATTGTCATTTCGCACTTCAACAAGCCGGCGGGAGCAACGGCGGAAGGCTATGGGCGCGCCTTGCCGCGGTTGCTGGACAAGGGTATTTCCTTCGCGCGGCTCGGGGATGTCTTGAAGCCATAACACCGCTTTTGACCCTGCTTTGCCAATACGACTAGAATAAACGGGCGTGTACTACGTGCATGCATCCATTTTGTACTAATCCACAAATCAGGATGACCCGGCGCTTTGCCGTGTTCTGCCGTCCGGACCCGGGCGGCAGCGGTTTGCCTGACCGACTAACTATCCACAACGGAGCCCCTACTACATGACCATCACCTCCACCGAGAAGCCCGGTACCCCCGTAGTCGCCATTAACGACATCGGTACCGCTGAGGACTTCCTCGCAGCTGTCGACGCCACCATCAAGTACTTCAACGACGGAGACCTCGTCGAAGGTACCGTCGTCAAGGTCGACCGCGACGAAGTTCTGCTCGACATCGGTTACAAGACCGAAGGTGTCATCCCTTCCCGCGAGCTTTCCATCAAGCACGATGTTGATCCCGGTGACGTTGTCGCCGTTGGCGATCAGGTCGAAGCTTTGGTTCTCACCAAGGAAGACAAAGAAGGCCGTCTGATCCTCTCCAAGAAGCGTGCTCAGTACGAGCGTGCCTGGGGCGACATCGAGAAGGTCAAGGAAGAAGACGGCGTCGTTACCGGTACCGTCATCGAGGTTGTCAAGGGTGGCCTCATCCTGGACATCGGCCTGCGCGGCTTCCTGCCCGCATCCCTCGTCGAGATGCGTCGCGTCCGCGACCTCGCTCCGTACATCGGTCAGCAGATCGAAGCCAAGATCATCGAGCTCGACAAGAACCGCAACAACGTTGTTCTGTCCCGCCGTGCATGGCTCGAGCAGACCCAGTCCGAGGTTCGCTCCACGTTCCTCAACAAGCTGGAAAAGGGCCAGGTTCGTCCGGGCGTTGTTTCCTCCATCGTCAACTTCGGTGCATTCGTGGACCTGGGCGGCGTAGACGGCCTCGTTCACGTTTCCGAGCTGTCCTGGAAGCACATCGACCACCCGTCCGAGGTTGTCGAGGTTGGCCAGGAAGTCACCGTCGAGGTCCTCGAAGTGGATCTGGACCGCGAGCGTGTCTCCCTGTCGCTCAAGGCTACGCA is from Paenarthrobacter nicotinovorans and encodes:
- a CDS encoding GNAT family N-acetyltransferase, which produces MADPNERNSEKYSVQRFPVVADKTDEGYSRCTTWVQAVSHGFHQERRDDEYLAKTLAAYRTDKRELTGVYVNADVPDHSLGADVPVATYATMRKSLNIGYGRQLESNLITAVTVRGTHRRNGILRGMITADLQGAKDDGLAMAALTASEGSIYGRFGFGVATFERSIKVDTGPRFRLKGQPEGVVEVADPSVLLDVAPEVFERVQRLSPGSVDRQEYYRLVASGSIGHDGKPDASVRCALHYDPSGTLDGYVSYRFKGWDHKPYTMEIVDLVAATNAGYRDLWRFLGSIDLIDEVTWAEAPVDDPLAWALEDQRCIEASEVRDMLWLRILDTQAALEARKFPAAGRLVIEVTDSLGLAGGTWLLESDGGAAPVVKDASGETPDLSMDAAGLASIYLGAVSPVTLAAAGRIRENTPGAAFLAQQLFTVERSAHCLTHF
- a CDS encoding polysaccharide deacetylase family protein produces the protein MGDSKRRPLAGRRSVLLGMAGLATAVLAGCADSGTGSLPAAPEKDAATEQLRPTGPATPPPSVSAKSSEQAAAALAQPTMKTPAVPDKLKILAEFAGRQPKEWGLHVTGVVNDSPAKQVALTFDACGGPGGSGCDHELLQTLRKLHVPATLFVNSRWIQANPGLSAELAADPLFELANHGTSHLPLSVSGKSAYGITGTATASAAYDELMGNQAIMQDTFGKSPRFFRPGTAFYDDVTAAMTRRLGMLPVNFTVNGDGGATFPAATVATEVGRVGPGDIVISHFNKPAGATAEGYGRALPRLLDKGISFARLGDVLKP
- the rpsA gene encoding 30S ribosomal protein S1, with amino-acid sequence MTITSTEKPGTPVVAINDIGTAEDFLAAVDATIKYFNDGDLVEGTVVKVDRDEVLLDIGYKTEGVIPSRELSIKHDVDPGDVVAVGDQVEALVLTKEDKEGRLILSKKRAQYERAWGDIEKVKEEDGVVTGTVIEVVKGGLILDIGLRGFLPASLVEMRRVRDLAPYIGQQIEAKIIELDKNRNNVVLSRRAWLEQTQSEVRSTFLNKLEKGQVRPGVVSSIVNFGAFVDLGGVDGLVHVSELSWKHIDHPSEVVEVGQEVTVEVLEVDLDRERVSLSLKATQEDPWQTFARTHALGQVVPGKVTKLVPFGAFVRVEDGIEGLVHISELAVRHVELAEQVVSVGDELFVKVIDIDLERRRISLSLKQANEGVDADSTEFDPALYGMAAEYDEEGNYKYPEGFDPESNEWLEGYETQRAAWEQQYADAQTRWEAHKKQVAQHAADDAAAATSGESDSGTTSYSSEPAAAESNAGTLASDEALAALREKLTGN